One Peromyscus leucopus breed LL Stock chromosome 6, UCI_PerLeu_2.1, whole genome shotgun sequence genomic region harbors:
- the Ankrd34a gene encoding ankyrin repeat domain-containing protein 34A produces MLHTEGHALLRAVGQGKLRLARLLLEGGAYVNEGDAQGETALMAACRARYDDPQNKARMVRYLLEQGADPNIADRLGRTALMHACAGGGGAAVASLLLAHGADPSVRDHAGASALVHALDRGDRETLATLLDACKAKGTEVIIITTDTSPSGTKKTRQYLNSPPSPGVEDPAPAAPPSPGVCTSPSEVQLQTAGGGRGLLSPRAQEEEEKRDIFEFPLPKPPDDPSPSEPLPKPPRHPPKPLKRLNSEPWGLVAPPQPVPPAEGRPGMERLAAEFNGLTLTGRPRLSRRHSTEGPEDPPPWAEKVTGGGPLSRRNTAPETQESGLPSGLRQKLSRMEPVELESPGHFCPDSPEASRLSLERRRYSASPLTLPPAGSISSPRQSQESLPGAVSPLSGRRRSPGLLERRGSGTLLLDHISQTRPGFLPPLNVSPHPPIPDIRPQAGGRAPSLPAPPGAPGSPRTKRKLVRRHSMQTEQIRLLGGFQSLGGPGEPGR; encoded by the coding sequence ATGCTGCACACCGAGGGCCACGCTCTTCTTCGGGCGGTGGGTCAGGGTAAGCTCCGCTTGGCCCGTTTGCTTCTGGAGGGAGGAGCCTACGTGAATGAGGGTGATGCCCAAGGGGAGACTGCGCTAATGGCGGCCTGCAGGGCCCGCTACGACGACCCCCAGAACAAGGCGCGTATGGTACGCTACCTCCTGGAGCAAGGCGCGGACCCCAACATCGCAGACCGCTTAGGACGCACGGCGCTCATGCACGCTTGCGCCGGGGGTGGGGGAGCCGCAGTGGCCTCTCTGCTCCTGGCCCACGGCGCAGACCCCTCAGTCCGAGATCACGCCGGCGCTTCGGCGCTGGTCCACGCCCTGGACCGCGGGGACCGCGAGACCCTTGCCACGCTGCTGGACGCCTGCAAGGCCAAGGGCACGGAGGTCATCATCATAACCACGGATACCTCGCCCTCGGGCACCAAGAAGACCAGGCAGTATCTCAACTCCCCACCGTCCCCGGGGGTAGAGGACCCTGCACCGGCGGCTCCTCCTAGCCCAGGGGTCTGCACGTCGCCTTCGGAAGTCCAACTGCAGACTGCAGGAGGAGGACGGGGGTTGTTGTCCCCTCGCgcccaggaagaagaggagaagagagacatATTTGAATTCCCTCTCCCTAAGCCCCCTGATGACCCTTCCCCTTCCGAGCCTCTCCCCAAGCCGCCTCGACACCCTCCAAAGCCACTCAAAAGGCTCAACTCCGAGCCCTGGGGCCTTGTGGCTCCCCCTCAGCCGGTCCCCCCCGCCGAAGGGAGACCGGGGATGGAGCGCCTGGCCGCGGAATTCAACGGCCTGACCCTGACCGGCAGACCGCGTCTTTCTCGGCGTCACAGCACCGAAGGCCCGGAGGACCCGCCTCCGTGGGCGGAGAAAGTGACGGGCGGGGGTCCCCTCTCGCGCCGAAACACAGCGCCCGAGACTCAGGAGTCTGGTCTGCCTTCGGGGCTACGGCAAAAACTGAGCCGCATGGAGCCGGTGGAGCTCGAGAGCCCCGGACATTTTTGCCCGGACTCGCCCGAGGCCAGCCGCTTGTCCCTGGAGCGCCGGCGATACAGCGCCTCTCCGCTGACCCTCCCTCCCGCGGGCTCAATCTCTTCCCCGCGCCAGTCCCAAGAAAGCCTGCCCGGGGCTGTGTCCCCGCTGAGCGGGCGGAGGCGGAGTCCCGGGCTGCTGGAGCGGAGGGGCTCCGGGACCTTGCTCCTGGACCACATCTCGCAAACGCGACCCGGTTTCTTGCCTCCTCTCAACGTCAgcccccaccctcccatccccgACATTCGCCCCCAAGCCGGAGGTCGGGCACCCTCACTGCCCGCCCCTCCTGGGGCGCCAGGGTCTCCCAGGACCAAGCGCAAGTTGGTGAGACGCCACTCCATGCAGACTGAGCAGATTCGCCTGCTAGGGGGTTTCCAGAGTCTAGGCGGGCCAGGGGAACCGGGGCGctga